The Eubacterium sp. MSJ-33 genomic sequence TTTATGAACCAAAAAGAGATGTATAATATAGTGAGGTGTGGACGATATAAATGGCTCTTTTCACAGGAAATAATGATATCGAATTTGGCGAGCTTCTTGGTTATATATAATTATTTAATAGAAGTAATTCGGTTATTTCCGCGATTATCATTTGCGAATCAATGGGACCGAATCACGATGTCTTTGTCTTACGGTACAATATCAGCAGATATAGCTGGCTTTGAAATGAGTGTTTTGCAAAAATATTCTCCTTGGATGAGCGCCTTATATGGGATAGGTATGGGAATTCTTGCAGTTAATTTAGTAGGTCATATTATGTTTACATTCAGTTTGTTGATAAGTAGGATGGCTGCAGTACTGGTGGGAAGTTTCTTTGCGATTATGCCAATAATAACTTATAATTCGAGTAATATTTATGGATGGGTATATTATGTATCTCCATTTTCGTGGATATCACCGGGATATATTGTTCGTTCTGTAAGTGTGCCAAATTTGGTTTATAAAATAGCAGCGTGTTTGGTTGGTGCAATCATTTGTATATGTGTAGATTGCATTGTAATAAAAAATCGAGATTTTGATTGGACTGTGGAGGAGTAAAAAATATGACGGTAATACAGGTAAAAAACGCTTGTAAAAGTTTTAAGAACCATAAGGTTTTGGATCATGTATCAATCACCTGTGAACAGGGAGAATGTGTTGGAATCGTTGGAAGAAACGGATGTGGGAAAACAGTTTTGTTTAAATGTATATGTGGACTATATTGTCTGGATGAGGGGGAAATCTATGTAGACGGAAGAAAGAAGAAGGATGAAGAGATATTGCAGAATATCGGTATTATTATTGAAAATCCCGCATTCTTAGAACGGTATAATGGAAAGAAAAACCTGGAGCTTTTGTATGAAATACGGAATAAAAAAAATACAACGTATATTGAAGAAGTAATAAAAAAGGTTGGATTAGATCCTGAATTGAAAGATCATGTAAAAAAATATTCGATGGGGATGAAGCAA encodes the following:
- a CDS encoding ABC transporter ATP-binding protein, producing the protein MTVIQVKNACKSFKNHKVLDHVSITCEQGECVGIVGRNGCGKTVLFKCICGLYCLDEGEIYVDGRKKKDEEILQNIGIIIENPAFLERYNGKKNLELLYEIRNKKNTTYIEEVIKKVGLDPELKDHVKKYSMGMKQRLAIAQAIMENPHILIFDEPMNGLDAHGVEDIRKLLLDLKKQGVTMLLASHNKEDIEILCDRVYEMDAGEISGMMR